A window from bacterium encodes these proteins:
- a CDS encoding HD domain-containing protein, translating to MRLSDLIKKGADGDPPKKKPAEAEAKKPAPPKEEEGAFRLSGLGGFGPAAKPPAAREEAPLEFPGTSPEEETAIDLPELPGLPGLPNTATASPARAPEEETPLSIPDMPGAPGESEADPPVEEKPRVRTSVLSGPEPGKEGPGDGYSSSPADRITAENNPYRILRQRAMDLIAKILKATATGEAFGLESAEEWVVDVIETPEGLDQLYGLAVSTKDESNSMAIHLFNHSIYSLKLGRGLRWSPDRMIRLGVAALIHDIGMGKVPQHIRHKEGKLSSQELAEIQNHPTYGAKLILDTFGEPFRWLAEALYHEHEREDGRGYPQGLTGNQISEYGKVIGLADVYEALTHNRPQRKRLLPHKAVQEIIQTQKTSFHQRLLKIMLEELSVFTLNSLIRLNSNAIGRVAQTVPGQPLRPVVQIIFDAEGNEIMEERNIALKDYPLLYIVDSVDESELPRY from the coding sequence ATGCGCCTCAGCGATCTGATCAAAAAGGGCGCCGACGGCGACCCCCCCAAGAAGAAGCCTGCGGAGGCGGAGGCAAAAAAACCTGCCCCTCCGAAAGAGGAGGAGGGGGCGTTTCGCCTGAGCGGGCTCGGGGGCTTCGGCCCGGCAGCCAAGCCCCCCGCGGCGCGGGAGGAAGCCCCGCTTGAGTTTCCGGGAACCTCCCCTGAAGAAGAAACCGCCATCGATCTGCCGGAGCTGCCGGGGCTGCCGGGGCTGCCGAATACCGCCACGGCCAGTCCCGCCCGTGCCCCTGAGGAGGAAACTCCCCTCTCGATACCCGACATGCCGGGCGCTCCCGGCGAGAGCGAAGCCGACCCACCGGTCGAGGAAAAGCCCCGGGTGCGCACATCCGTCCTCTCCGGCCCCGAACCCGGCAAGGAGGGCCCCGGGGACGGATACTCCTCCTCCCCCGCCGATCGGATTACGGCCGAGAACAACCCGTACCGCATCCTGCGGCAAAGGGCGATGGACCTGATTGCCAAAATCCTCAAAGCCACGGCCACCGGAGAGGCCTTCGGCCTCGAGAGCGCAGAGGAGTGGGTGGTGGATGTTATCGAAACCCCCGAGGGTCTCGACCAGCTTTACGGGCTCGCCGTCAGCACCAAGGACGAGTCCAACTCGATGGCCATTCATCTGTTCAATCATTCGATCTATTCGTTGAAGCTGGGGCGGGGGCTCCGCTGGTCGCCCGACCGGATGATCCGGCTCGGCGTCGCGGCTCTGATCCACGACATCGGCATGGGGAAGGTTCCCCAGCACATCCGGCACAAGGAGGGGAAGCTATCTTCCCAAGAGCTGGCGGAGATCCAGAACCATCCCACATACGGCGCGAAGCTCATCCTGGACACCTTCGGCGAACCCTTCCGCTGGCTCGCCGAGGCCCTCTACCACGAGCACGAGCGCGAGGACGGCCGCGGCTATCCGCAGGGGCTGACCGGGAACCAAATCTCCGAATACGGAAAGGTCATCGGGTTGGCGGACGTGTACGAGGCCCTCACGCACAACCGCCCCCAACGCAAGCGCCTTCTGCCCCACAAGGCCGTCCAGGAGATCATCCAGACCCAGAAAACCTCGTTCCACCAGCGTCTTTTGAAGATCATGCTGGAGGAGCTCTCGGTCTTCACCCTGAACAGCCTTATCCGGCTCAACTCCAACGCCATCGGCCGGGTGGCGCAGACCGTTCCCGGACAACCTCTTCGCCCTGTCGTTCAGATCATTTTCGACGCGGAAGGAAACGAAATCATGGAAGAGCGGAACATCGCCCTCAAGGATTACCCGCTACTCTACATCGTCGATTCCGTAGATGAATCTGAACTCCCTCGATACTGA
- a CDS encoding DUF3108 domain-containing protein: MNLNSLDTDLSPFAMNLSPMKQLRGIALGFRRHILFGAAILLGAALLAPCAAVAGKSLHAYPPSEEFRYDIRFLFLTKVAEGVLRIRRLGGNRYKAELSAETRGLAGFLSSYQKNFYISELEYQPGSGHLLARVFTKIIQRGGVKDESRTVIDHEKREIRWKTFKNGELRHKGSEKIPPGLTYEDPLSAFFNFRAGFFGQMKRGLRRETTTIPAYQTDDKGNLLYNEEFVRNFKIRVADAATEQKYRTRFERTRGKGLVVIVNVPKSLFGQKTGEVQVYFDASSVPVAVIVENAIFFGDVYGVLQQAAKPR, translated from the coding sequence ATGAATCTGAACTCCCTCGATACTGATCTCTCCCCCTTCGCCATGAATCTATCGCCGATGAAGCAACTTCGAGGAATTGCGCTTGGGTTCAGAAGGCACATCCTATTCGGCGCCGCCATTCTGCTGGGCGCCGCCCTTCTGGCGCCCTGTGCGGCAGTCGCCGGCAAGTCCCTGCACGCATACCCGCCCAGCGAGGAATTCCGCTACGACATCCGCTTTCTGTTCCTGACGAAGGTGGCGGAGGGCGTTCTTCGAATCCGCCGGCTCGGCGGAAACCGCTACAAGGCCGAGCTGTCTGCGGAAACCCGTGGGCTCGCCGGCTTCCTCTCCAGCTACCAGAAAAATTTCTACATCAGCGAACTGGAATACCAGCCCGGGTCCGGTCACCTTCTTGCCCGCGTCTTCACCAAGATCATCCAGCGCGGGGGGGTGAAAGACGAAAGCCGGACCGTCATCGACCATGAAAAGCGCGAAATCAGATGGAAAACCTTCAAGAACGGAGAACTCCGCCACAAAGGCAGCGAAAAAATCCCGCCGGGACTCACCTACGAAGACCCGCTCTCAGCCTTCTTCAACTTCCGCGCGGGCTTCTTCGGACAAATGAAAAGGGGGCTCCGGCGGGAGACCACCACCATCCCCGCCTACCAGACCGACGACAAGGGCAACCTGCTCTACAACGAAGAATTCGTGCGCAACTTCAAGATCCGCGTCGCCGACGCCGCCACCGAACAGAAATACCGGACCCGCTTCGAGCGCACCAGGGGAAAAGGCCTGGTGGTCATCGTGAACGTGCCGAAGTCGCTTTTCGGTCAAAAAACGGGAGAGGTGCAGGTCTACTTCGATGCAAGCAGCGTCCCTGTTGCCGTCATCGTGGAGAACGCCATCTTTTTCGGAGATGTCTACGGCGTGCTTCAGCAGGCTGCGAAACCCAGATAG